In Halobacillus amylolyticus, the following proteins share a genomic window:
- a CDS encoding SDR family NAD(P)-dependent oxidoreductase, whose translation MYLPNFRLDSQLAVVTGATKGIGRAIALSYAQSGADVIIIARNKEDLESTKNEIEAYGQRVWSVQADVNQYQLITEEVDKLRAGRPIDIWVNNAGMNIRSLAENVTEEEWETIVSTNMKSAFFLAQYAAKTMKEVKRGKIINISSVGGHTALRTGVVYAMTKSSLIQMTKNLALEWGPYQINVNAIGPWYFETALTEQLLKNEDYVADILDRTPLKRIGKLEEITGAAVFLASEAGNYMTGQTLFVDGGMTIYGF comes from the coding sequence ATGTATTTACCTAATTTCAGATTAGACAGTCAATTAGCCGTAGTCACAGGAGCAACGAAAGGCATAGGGAGGGCGATTGCGTTATCCTATGCACAATCAGGGGCAGATGTCATCATTATTGCCAGGAATAAAGAAGATCTGGAAAGTACAAAAAACGAAATTGAGGCTTACGGTCAACGAGTTTGGTCTGTACAAGCTGACGTAAATCAATACCAACTAATCACAGAGGAAGTAGACAAACTCCGTGCTGGACGACCGATTGATATTTGGGTAAACAATGCGGGGATGAATATCCGGAGTCTGGCGGAAAATGTGACAGAAGAAGAGTGGGAAACAATTGTTTCAACCAATATGAAGAGTGCTTTCTTTTTAGCTCAATATGCAGCTAAAACAATGAAGGAAGTAAAGAGAGGGAAAATTATCAATATCTCTTCCGTGGGTGGTCATACAGCATTACGTACTGGCGTAGTTTATGCCATGACGAAAAGTTCTCTGATTCAGATGACGAAAAACCTAGCATTAGAGTGGGGCCCCTATCAGATTAATGTGAATGCAATTGGACCTTGGTATTTTGAAACGGCGTTAACAGAACAGTTATTAAAAAATGAAGACTACGTAGCGGATATATTAGATCGTACACCATTGAAAAGAATAGGAAAGCTTGAAGAAATTACTGGTGCGGCAGTTTTTTTGGCATCAGAAGCAGGGAACTATATGACAGGCCAAACCTTATTTGTAGATGGAGGAATGACAATTTACGGGTTTTGA
- a CDS encoding type III polyketide synthase: protein MSYILSTSTQTAENCYSQSEIQKLVNYVFPLKAHEKKRLMPIFEHAHIKERQFSSSLSWYQQTHSLKERNDLYQTCAVDYCEQAIRKCLSNPEFLSNSIPAQSVDHIIFISSTGIATPTLDTYLIDKLGCKDTVKRTPIFGLGCAGGTSGIAKAHEYLKGAPESNVLIVCVELCSLTFQLDDASISNFVGTALFGDGASAVLMAGENSHLLKHQTSAVPKVEHISTKTKPHSQSVMGWKVVDTGFEVVFNKSIPNLVRHFWSGHIKDFLLSVGWTVDELPFLVAHPGGKKVLEAYEEVLSVPESALTFSRNILRDHGNMSSPTVHFVLDQAMRSKPKRKTRSIMASLGPGFTSELVSLEWS from the coding sequence ATGTCTTACATATTATCTACGAGTACCCAGACAGCAGAAAATTGTTATTCTCAGTCAGAAATTCAAAAACTGGTTAATTATGTTTTTCCCCTAAAAGCACATGAGAAAAAGAGATTAATGCCAATTTTTGAGCATGCTCATATTAAAGAACGGCAATTCTCTAGCTCTCTGTCCTGGTATCAACAAACTCACTCACTAAAGGAACGTAATGATTTATATCAAACGTGCGCTGTCGATTACTGTGAGCAGGCGATAAGGAAGTGTTTGAGTAATCCTGAATTTCTCTCAAATTCTATACCGGCTCAATCCGTCGATCATATAATCTTTATTTCTTCCACTGGAATTGCGACTCCTACGCTTGATACCTATCTAATCGATAAATTGGGCTGTAAAGATACGGTCAAGCGTACACCGATCTTTGGACTCGGTTGTGCAGGAGGAACGAGTGGGATAGCTAAGGCACACGAATACCTTAAAGGTGCACCTGAAAGCAATGTTCTTATCGTATGTGTGGAACTTTGCAGTTTAACTTTTCAACTGGATGACGCGAGTATTAGTAATTTTGTAGGAACGGCTTTATTTGGTGATGGGGCTTCCGCTGTCTTGATGGCAGGCGAGAATTCCCACTTACTTAAGCATCAAACTTCAGCCGTTCCTAAAGTAGAACACATAAGTACAAAAACTAAGCCGCATAGTCAATCAGTGATGGGGTGGAAAGTCGTTGATACAGGGTTTGAAGTTGTATTTAACAAGAGCATCCCAAATTTAGTGCGTCATTTTTGGAGTGGTCATATAAAAGATTTTCTTTTGTCTGTTGGCTGGACCGTTGATGAGTTGCCATTTCTTGTTGCACATCCTGGGGGCAAAAAAGTGCTTGAAGCTTATGAAGAAGTGTTGAGTGTACCTGAATCCGCTTTAACCTTTTCAAGAAATATTCTTAGGGATCATGGGAACATGTCATCACCGACCGTTCATTTTGTTCTCGATCAAGCAATGAGAAGTAAACCTAAGCGGAAAACTCGGTCCATTATGGCTTCTTTAGGGCCAGGGTTTACTTCAGAGCTTGTCAGTTTGGAGTGGTCTTAA
- a CDS encoding isoprenylcysteine carboxyl methyltransferase family protein gives MLGLLFALIVMQRLAELVLARSNKKWMLANGGVEYETGHYPLFIILHTLFFLAIIYEWQVSNVYIEWIFPVAFILFLCLQVIRVWCIVSLGRRWNTRIIVIPNDPLISKGPYKYVKHPNYLIVFFELSIIPLMFHAYITAVVFPILHLLVLAVRIPAEERALHGKF, from the coding sequence ATGCTTGGTTTGTTATTTGCTCTGATCGTTATGCAAAGATTAGCTGAACTGGTCTTAGCTCGTTCTAATAAGAAATGGATGCTTGCTAATGGCGGAGTAGAATATGAAACAGGTCATTATCCTCTATTTATTATTCTGCACACGTTGTTTTTTTTAGCGATCATCTATGAATGGCAAGTTTCTAATGTTTATATAGAATGGATCTTTCCGGTTGCTTTTATTCTCTTTCTTTGCTTGCAGGTTATCAGGGTGTGGTGCATTGTGAGTTTGGGGAGGCGGTGGAACACTCGGATTATTGTCATTCCAAATGATCCACTCATTTCTAAAGGTCCTTATAAGTATGTAAAGCATCCAAACTACCTCATAGTTTTTTTTGAACTATCCATCATCCCTCTTATGTTTCATGCTTATATAACTGCTGTGGTTTTTCCTATTCTTCATCTCCTCGTTTTGGCTGTCAGAATACCTGCTGAGGAGAGAGCGCTTCACGGAAAGTTCTGA
- a CDS encoding DUF6123 family protein: MKQNESLAYYLEDLWSKGFKLSDEDVHFIYVGRNSTNVEEWKVMLAIKETLKFQQTFDPSFYISVLEHLSSSAITTKKSAYRALEKRGLDSSIKKTNPTGILE; encoded by the coding sequence ATGAAGCAAAATGAATCATTAGCTTATTACTTAGAAGATTTGTGGTCAAAAGGCTTTAAGCTTTCTGATGAGGATGTACACTTCATCTATGTTGGAAGGAATTCAACGAATGTTGAGGAATGGAAGGTGATGCTTGCCATAAAAGAGACACTGAAGTTTCAGCAGACTTTCGATCCTAGCTTTTACATCAGTGTGCTTGAGCATCTATCATCTTCAGCCATTACAACAAAGAAATCAGCCTATCGCGCTTTAGAAAAACGCGGTTTAGATTCTTCGATTAAAAAAACGAATCCAACTGGAATTCTCGAATAG
- a CDS encoding ribonuclease HI family protein: protein MRELIEVYTDASTVGNPGPSAAGIYIKQNKQQYEYSYFLGEHTNHEAEFLAVIRALEICKQKFPGEILSIRSDSQVVVTTVDKSYTNNPAFVPLLNQILTLHDSFSFVFYKWIPDKANKNADRLARSALKR, encoded by the coding sequence GTGAGAGAGTTGATCGAAGTGTATACTGATGCATCTACTGTAGGGAATCCCGGTCCAAGTGCTGCCGGTATTTATATTAAACAAAATAAACAACAGTATGAATACAGTTACTTCCTTGGTGAACATACCAATCATGAGGCTGAATTCTTGGCTGTGATCCGAGCGCTGGAAATATGTAAACAAAAATTCCCTGGTGAAATTCTATCGATACGGTCTGATTCACAGGTCGTCGTAACAACTGTTGATAAAAGTTACACAAACAATCCTGCCTTTGTGCCGCTTCTTAATCAAATTCTCACCCTTCATGATTCCTTTTCGTTCGTTTTTTATAAGTGGATTCCAGATAAGGCAAATAAAAATGCAGACCGCCTGGCGCGCTCTGCACTTAAAAGATAA
- a CDS encoding cold-shock protein, translated as MENGTVKWFNAEKGYGFIQVEGGDDVFVHFSAIQEEGFKSLEEGQTVTFEIVEGDRGPQAANVVKE; from the coding sequence ATGGAAAATGGTACAGTAAAGTGGTTTAATGCAGAAAAAGGCTACGGATTTATTCAAGTTGAAGGTGGAGACGATGTATTTGTTCACTTCTCTGCCATTCAAGAAGAAGGTTTTAAGTCTCTTGAGGAGGGTCAAACAGTTACTTTTGAAATTGTAGAAGGCGATCGTGGACCTCAAGCTGCAAATGTTGTAAAAGAATAA
- a CDS encoding formate--tetrahydrofolate ligase: MKTDIEIALEADMLPIGDIASQLSLTAEDFEPYGHYKAKLSDNLLDKLSSRSEGKVILTTSINPTSAGEGKSTVTVGLGQALNRLNKHAIIALREPSLGPTMGIKGGAAGGGYSQVVPMQEINLHFTGDIHAITTANNALSAFIDNHIHHGNELQIDPRRVEWKRVLDINDRALRQVNVGLGGPAKGVPREDGFNITVASEIMAVLCLANDLQDLKARLARIVIGYTYDKEPVTVHQLGFEGALTLLLKDAFKPNLVQTLENTPAIIHGGPFANIAHGCNSVMATKIAAKLGDYVVTEAGFGADLGAEKFLDIKTRAGYFEPDTVVIVATIRALKLHGGVNRNQLTKEDLDALKQGMTNLKKHIETIDQFNLPYVVAINKFPTDTEEEINFLKDWCKQEGAEVALVDVFSQGGEGGIELAQKVIESCEKKTGALSYTYDLDDSIEEKIYKIVTKVYGGERVEFSSAAKKQLKQLEREGHHKLPICMAKTQYSLSDDPALLGRPEGFTVTVRELRASVGAGFIVALTGDVMTMPGLPKKPAALNMDVTEDGVITGLF, encoded by the coding sequence ATGAAGACAGACATTGAAATTGCTTTAGAAGCAGACATGCTGCCTATTGGTGACATTGCTTCACAACTATCGTTAACAGCCGAAGATTTTGAACCGTATGGCCATTATAAAGCAAAACTCTCGGACAATTTACTTGATAAACTTTCGTCAAGGTCTGAGGGGAAAGTAATTTTGACGACTTCGATCAACCCAACATCAGCTGGGGAAGGAAAATCAACCGTCACCGTTGGTTTAGGCCAAGCTTTGAATCGTTTGAATAAACATGCCATAATCGCTTTAAGAGAACCATCCCTTGGTCCCACAATGGGAATAAAGGGAGGTGCAGCAGGCGGTGGTTACTCACAGGTTGTTCCGATGCAGGAAATCAACCTCCATTTCACTGGCGATATTCACGCGATCACAACGGCTAACAATGCATTATCAGCCTTTATAGACAACCACATCCATCATGGAAATGAACTGCAGATCGACCCGAGAAGAGTGGAATGGAAGCGGGTATTAGATATTAATGATAGAGCACTGAGGCAAGTAAATGTAGGTCTTGGCGGGCCTGCAAAAGGGGTTCCGAGAGAAGATGGTTTTAATATAACAGTAGCTTCTGAAATCATGGCCGTTCTTTGTTTGGCGAACGATCTTCAGGACTTAAAAGCAAGATTAGCAAGGATTGTCATCGGTTATACATATGATAAAGAACCTGTCACGGTACACCAACTCGGGTTTGAAGGTGCATTAACATTGCTGTTGAAAGATGCGTTTAAACCGAATCTCGTTCAGACATTGGAAAATACACCTGCTATTATTCATGGGGGTCCGTTTGCTAATATCGCTCATGGGTGTAATAGTGTTATGGCTACAAAGATTGCGGCCAAATTAGGAGATTATGTAGTTACTGAAGCTGGATTTGGAGCAGATCTTGGCGCTGAAAAGTTTTTAGACATCAAGACAAGAGCCGGATATTTCGAACCCGATACAGTTGTCATCGTTGCTACGATCAGGGCCTTAAAATTGCATGGAGGAGTTAACAGGAATCAGCTGACAAAGGAAGACCTGGACGCATTAAAACAAGGAATGACAAATTTAAAAAAACATATAGAAACAATTGACCAATTTAACTTACCTTATGTTGTTGCGATTAACAAATTCCCGACAGATACAGAGGAAGAGATTAATTTTCTTAAGGACTGGTGTAAACAAGAGGGAGCGGAAGTGGCCCTGGTTGATGTATTCTCACAAGGTGGTGAAGGCGGAATAGAGCTAGCACAGAAAGTGATCGAGAGCTGTGAGAAAAAAACTGGTGCGCTATCTTACACCTATGATCTTGATGATTCAATTGAGGAGAAAATCTATAAGATCGTGACTAAGGTATATGGTGGGGAGCGTGTGGAATTTTCATCTGCCGCTAAAAAACAGTTAAAACAGTTAGAAAGAGAGGGTCATCATAAACTGCCCATATGTATGGCTAAAACGCAATACTCATTATCTGATGATCCTGCGTTATTGGGGCGTCCAGAAGGGTTTACGGTTACTGTTCGTGAATTACGTGCTTCAGTAGGGGCTGGTTTTATTGTAGCATTAACAGGTGATGTCATGACAATGCCCGGACTGCCGAAAAAGCCGGCCGCATTAAATATGGATGTAACAGAAGATGGTGTGATCACAGGATTATTTTAA
- a CDS encoding DUF72 domain-containing protein has product MSIQIGLTGWGDHSSLYSDHTKPEDKLASYASHFPVVEVDTAFYAIQPVKHYQKWLSQTPERFSFVIKAFQQLTGHDRETRTIQEAKDLVKRYEESIQPVAEAGQVNALLFQFPPWFDVRKEHIKKLRLLKEWLEPYPLALEFRNRTWFDPQYREQTLTFMRDYQWIHTICDEPQAGEGSVPLVAEPTHPSKTLIRFHGRNIHGWNKNGRKDWRKVRFLYRYNEQELTEWKDRILALEKKTPHITALFNNNSGGDAADNAKQFQELLNIKYTDLNPRQMDLFQF; this is encoded by the coding sequence TTGAGCATTCAAATCGGATTGACTGGTTGGGGAGATCATTCTTCTTTGTATTCAGATCATACAAAACCTGAGGATAAGCTGGCAAGCTATGCATCCCACTTCCCGGTTGTTGAAGTTGATACAGCTTTTTACGCGATCCAGCCGGTAAAACATTATCAGAAATGGCTGAGCCAGACACCTGAGCGTTTTTCTTTTGTTATTAAAGCATTCCAACAGTTGACGGGGCATGATCGTGAAACTAGAACAATTCAAGAGGCTAAAGATCTTGTGAAGCGTTATGAAGAATCTATTCAGCCTGTCGCTGAAGCCGGTCAAGTGAATGCCTTACTCTTTCAATTTCCTCCCTGGTTTGATGTCCGTAAAGAGCACATTAAAAAATTACGCTTGCTTAAAGAGTGGCTTGAACCTTATCCGCTTGCATTGGAGTTTAGAAATCGGACGTGGTTTGATCCGCAATATAGAGAGCAAACATTAACTTTTATGCGTGACTATCAGTGGATCCACACGATCTGTGATGAACCTCAGGCCGGCGAAGGGTCCGTTCCATTAGTAGCTGAACCGACTCATCCATCTAAAACACTGATCCGTTTCCACGGTAGAAATATACATGGTTGGAATAAGAATGGCCGGAAAGACTGGAGAAAAGTACGTTTTCTTTATCGCTATAATGAACAGGAATTAACTGAATGGAAAGACAGAATCCTTGCACTTGAAAAGAAAACACCTCATATAACGGCATTATTTAATAACAATTCTGGAGGGGATGCTGCAGATAACGCCAAGCAATTTCAAGAGTTGTTAAATATAAAATATACTGATTTAAATCCAAGACAAATGGATTTATTCCAGTTTTAG
- a CDS encoding HD domain-containing protein, giving the protein MSSLLASIQNYVHEHFDNDPTGHDYYHMERVARWARLIAEREGADPFICEVAGWLHDIGDAKLFANPKEAKENVLCFLSEQGINEASCNQIKIAMEDVSFSKGTIPKTLEGKIVQDADRLDAVGAIGIARTFAYGGAHGQLIHREQIETATSIQHFHDKLLKITALIHTSSARREAEKRHQFIVEYLERFSYEWNI; this is encoded by the coding sequence ATGAGTAGTTTGTTAGCATCCATACAAAATTATGTTCACGAGCATTTTGACAATGATCCAACAGGACATGATTATTATCATATGGAAAGAGTAGCGCGCTGGGCACGATTGATTGCTGAAAGGGAGGGGGCTGACCCATTTATATGTGAAGTGGCCGGCTGGTTGCACGATATAGGTGATGCAAAGCTATTTGCTAATCCAAAGGAAGCTAAGGAAAACGTGCTGTGTTTTCTCAGTGAGCAGGGGATAAATGAAGCGTCCTGCAACCAAATTAAAATTGCAATGGAAGACGTATCCTTCTCTAAAGGCACAATACCTAAGACGTTGGAGGGGAAAATTGTCCAAGATGCTGACAGACTTGATGCCGTCGGGGCAATTGGTATTGCAAGAACATTTGCTTACGGTGGAGCTCATGGTCAGCTCATTCATAGAGAACAAATAGAAACAGCCACATCTATTCAACATTTCCACGATAAGCTTTTAAAAATAACTGCCTTGATACATACGTCTAGTGCCAGGAGAGAAGCTGAAAAACGTCATCAATTCATCGTTGAGTATTTGGAGCGTTTTTCATATGAGTGGAACATATAG
- a CDS encoding thymidylate synthase has translation MSQNEANYLDLCRYVLNNGTKKEDRTGTGTYSTFGYQMKFNLQEGFPLLTTKKVPFRLVVSELLWFINGDTNIRYLLQYNNNIWNEWAFESYVTSEEYQGPDMTDFGRRSQVDPEFKSLYDKEMNAFKQRILEDDNFSERFGNLGAVYGKQWRDWKTSRGDTIDQLADVIENIKKNPDSRRHMVTAWNPEDVPSNMALPPCHTMFQFYVADGRLSCQLYQRSADIFLGVPFNIASYALLTYLIAHECDLEVGEFIHTLGDAHIYSNHIDQIHKQLTRDPLPLPKVHLTSEKTSVFDFNMEDIQLEGYDPHPGIKAPVAV, from the coding sequence ATGAGTCAGAACGAAGCAAATTATTTGGATTTATGTAGATATGTACTAAACAACGGCACGAAAAAAGAAGATCGGACAGGGACAGGAACATATTCCACCTTCGGCTATCAAATGAAATTTAATTTACAGGAGGGGTTTCCTTTACTAACAACAAAAAAGGTCCCTTTCCGCCTGGTAGTCAGTGAATTACTTTGGTTTATTAATGGCGACACAAACATTCGTTATTTATTGCAGTATAACAATAATATTTGGAATGAATGGGCTTTTGAATCATATGTAACAAGTGAGGAATATCAAGGCCCAGACATGACGGATTTCGGAAGACGCAGCCAAGTTGACCCTGAGTTTAAATCATTGTATGACAAAGAGATGAACGCTTTTAAGCAACGGATTCTGGAAGATGATAACTTTAGTGAACGCTTCGGGAATCTAGGGGCCGTATATGGTAAGCAATGGCGTGATTGGAAAACATCAAGAGGGGATACGATTGATCAGTTGGCTGATGTGATTGAAAATATCAAGAAAAATCCCGATTCGAGAAGGCATATGGTCACAGCTTGGAACCCTGAGGATGTGCCATCAAATATGGCGCTGCCTCCATGTCATACGATGTTCCAATTTTACGTAGCAGACGGGCGTCTGTCTTGCCAGCTTTATCAAAGAAGTGCAGATATTTTCCTAGGTGTGCCTTTTAATATTGCAAGCTATGCATTGCTGACCTATTTAATTGCACATGAATGCGATCTTGAGGTGGGAGAGTTTATTCATACCTTGGGGGACGCTCATATTTATAGCAATCATATCGACCAAATTCATAAGCAACTTACGCGTGATCCGCTGCCGTTACCAAAAGTTCACCTTACGAGTGAAAAAACCAGTGTTTTTGACTTTAATATGGAGGATATCCAGCTAGAGGGATATGATCCCCACCCAGGTATAAAAGCTCCTGTAGCTGTGTAA
- a CDS encoding dihydrofolate reductase: MISFVFAMDKNQLIGKNNDLPWHIPNDFKFFKETTWGHTIIMGRKTFESFGKPLPERKHIILTSDEEYEVESCEIIHSIDEIIKLNQTYPEKEWFVIGGGVLFEAMLPYADRMYMTYIEHVFEGDAYFPAFEEADWRLVEETKGIKNEKNPYDYYFRIYDRVRA; the protein is encoded by the coding sequence ATGATTTCTTTTGTGTTTGCAATGGATAAGAATCAATTAATCGGCAAAAATAATGATTTACCTTGGCATATTCCAAACGATTTTAAATTTTTCAAAGAAACAACTTGGGGACATACGATCATTATGGGGAGAAAGACATTTGAATCTTTTGGTAAGCCTCTTCCTGAGAGAAAGCATATCATACTTACGTCGGATGAAGAGTATGAAGTAGAGAGCTGTGAGATTATTCATTCCATTGATGAGATTATTAAGCTTAACCAAACATACCCTGAAAAGGAATGGTTTGTGATAGGTGGTGGTGTTTTGTTTGAAGCTATGCTTCCCTATGCAGATCGGATGTATATGACGTATATTGAGCATGTCTTTGAAGGAGATGCTTATTTTCCCGCCTTCGAGGAAGCGGACTGGCGGCTCGTTGAGGAAACTAAGGGGATTAAAAATGAAAAAAACCCTTACGATTATTATTTTAGAATTTATGATCGTGTGAGAGCATAA
- the mobA gene encoding molybdenum cofactor guanylyltransferase has product MNVIKPICGAILAGGGSTRMGTDKAVLPIGGQTVLERIMNVMEQVCDHVVVNRNQPLTKIVPRVEYIRDEYSDAGPLAGLHAVLKNTKEPAVLLSACDTPFIQEDVLRLLLDKRSNETSAIVPVHGGGSSRYQRFTTEIFFLLLNSF; this is encoded by the coding sequence ATGAATGTTATCAAACCAATTTGTGGTGCGATTCTTGCTGGCGGCGGTTCAACAAGAATGGGAACAGACAAAGCTGTCCTTCCTATAGGTGGGCAGACTGTCCTGGAACGTATTATGAATGTCATGGAGCAAGTATGTGATCATGTTGTCGTCAATCGAAATCAACCGCTCACCAAAATCGTACCAAGAGTCGAATATATTCGTGACGAATATTCGGATGCCGGACCACTTGCGGGTTTGCATGCTGTTTTAAAAAATACGAAAGAGCCTGCTGTCTTGCTGTCAGCCTGTGACACTCCTTTTATTCAAGAGGATGTTCTGCGCCTTCTCCTAGATAAGCGATCAAACGAGACGAGTGCCATTGTTCCAGTACATGGGGGAGGATCCAGCCGCTATCAGCGATTTACCACAGAAATCTTCTTCCTATTATTGAACAGCTTCTAA
- the tatA gene encoding twin-arginine translocase TatA/TatE family subunit has translation MLSSIGIPGLILILLVALVVFGPKKLPEIGKATGQTLKEFKKSASDLTGDVKEEVSEANNIINDKDSKKND, from the coding sequence ATGCTCTCAAGTATAGGGATTCCTGGGTTAATACTTATATTACTCGTTGCTCTTGTGGTCTTTGGTCCGAAGAAGCTTCCTGAGATCGGAAAAGCAACCGGACAAACATTAAAAGAGTTTAAAAAATCTGCCAGTGATTTAACCGGAGATGTGAAAGAAGAAGTTTCTGAAGCAAACAATATAATCAATGATAAAGATTCTAAGAAAAATGATTAA
- the tatA gene encoding twin-arginine translocase TatA/TatE family subunit: MLSNIGVPGLILILIIALVIFGPSKLPEIGKAFGSSLKEFKKATGDMMSDDQESKKEDKK; this comes from the coding sequence ATGCTATCTAACATTGGTGTGCCAGGTCTCATTTTGATTTTAATTATTGCTCTAGTTATTTTTGGACCATCAAAACTTCCTGAAATCGGGAAGGCTTTTGGCAGCTCACTTAAAGAATTTAAGAAAGCGACCGGGGACATGATGAGTGACGATCAAGAGTCAAAAAAAGAGGATAAAAAGTAA
- the tatC gene encoding twin-arginine translocase subunit TatC — MSDEYNSKDIEMNVTDHLSELRKRIIWTLATFILFFILGFIYVREIYSFFQKDIPFELNMTSPGEIIWIFFTMASLVALVATLPMLSLQLWLFVKPALTPKERKVSLAYIPAVFLLFLAGLSFGYTVFVQLILPFLLSLNDGMFNELFTVERYFKFVFRVTIPFALLFEIPIIIMFLTSLGIVNPEWLVKVRKYAYFVLIIIGTMISPPDFVLQLVVAIPLIILYEVSIVLSRIVFRRKMKAHQEFMDE, encoded by the coding sequence ATGTCCGATGAATATAATAGTAAAGATATAGAGATGAACGTGACTGACCATTTAAGTGAATTGAGAAAGCGAATTATATGGACATTGGCGACGTTTATCCTCTTCTTTATATTAGGGTTTATTTACGTTAGAGAAATTTATAGTTTTTTTCAAAAAGATATTCCGTTTGAACTTAATATGACAAGTCCCGGCGAAATTATTTGGATCTTTTTTACGATGGCCAGTCTGGTTGCACTTGTCGCCACATTGCCCATGCTAAGTCTTCAACTTTGGTTATTTGTAAAACCCGCCCTTACGCCTAAGGAGCGAAAAGTTTCTTTAGCTTACATACCAGCTGTTTTTTTACTTTTCTTAGCCGGACTAAGTTTTGGCTATACGGTATTTGTACAACTTATCCTGCCATTTCTATTATCGTTAAATGATGGGATGTTTAATGAATTGTTTACAGTCGAGCGCTATTTTAAATTCGTTTTTCGGGTAACGATTCCTTTTGCTCTTCTTTTTGAAATACCTATCATCATAATGTTTCTCACGAGCTTAGGAATCGTCAATCCGGAATGGCTCGTTAAAGTTAGAAAATATGCTTATTTTGTTCTAATTATTATTGGAACGATGATTTCTCCGCCTGACTTTGTGCTGCAGCTGGTCGTTGCTATCCCGTTAATCATTTTGTATGAAGTGAGTATTGTTTTATCCAGGATTGTTTTTCGGAGGAAGATGAAGGCACATCAAGAGTTTATGGATGAATAA
- a CDS encoding YozE family protein, producing the protein MRSFYHYMMRYRGNKQADDEKQLADWMFEDHSFPKQATSYHELSSYLEWNIPFTNALAVFDRLYDAYQIEENG; encoded by the coding sequence ATGAGATCATTTTATCATTATATGATGCGTTATCGGGGGAATAAACAGGCAGACGATGAAAAACAGCTGGCCGATTGGATGTTTGAGGATCACAGCTTTCCTAAGCAAGCTACCTCCTATCATGAATTAAGCAGCTATCTGGAATGGAATATCCCCTTTACGAATGCGTTAGCGGTATTTGACCGCTTATACGATGCTTATCAGATAGAAGAAAACGGATAG